Proteins from a single region of ANME-2 cluster archaeon:
- a CDS encoding UbiD family decarboxylase has translation MSFRYFIEQLRSDQLLHEINDSYSPYLEVSGSVHKKKGPVLFNDVKGHKIVINIIANRQCMAASLGTTPEKMVHYLAGIEPDGEVILVDNTSSTEVIEPEVDLDKVPILTYFQKDGGPYITAGVVVSEFDGMCNASIHRLMVTGKDTLVGRLVENRHTYNLQKAASIAGEPLPIAIVIGIDPVILLATTTRVPEGKEFQYAGALRGRPVELFKLNNGISIPHAEWVLEGYIDPHVRVNEGPFVDITGTLDIIRQEPLIRITRVMHRRDPIYHVIMPAGGEHKMLMGIPYEPLILKGVGEVCDARNVVLTEGGCSYLHAIVQIHKTADNDGRKAIDAAFSAHKSLKHVVVVDDDIDIFDQSDVEYAIATRFRADKDLVVYPNVRGSSLDPMCSPNGNTDKMGLDATMILGEEYKFKRVTPGGD, from the coding sequence ATGAGTTTTAGATATTTCATTGAACAACTAAGGTCAGACCAGTTATTACATGAGATCAATGATAGCTATTCTCCTTACCTGGAAGTATCAGGATCAGTACATAAAAAAAAAGGTCCCGTTCTTTTTAATGATGTGAAGGGGCATAAAATAGTAATAAATATTATCGCAAACCGGCAGTGTATGGCAGCATCACTGGGAACTACACCAGAAAAAATGGTTCATTACCTCGCAGGCATAGAACCAGATGGTGAAGTGATACTTGTAGATAATACCTCCTCAACAGAGGTCATAGAACCTGAAGTAGACCTTGACAAGGTTCCGATATTGACATATTTCCAAAAAGATGGCGGACCTTATATCACAGCCGGAGTAGTAGTGTCAGAATTCGATGGCATGTGCAATGCATCGATCCATCGATTAATGGTAACGGGCAAAGATACCTTAGTGGGTCGTCTGGTAGAGAACAGGCATACATATAATCTTCAAAAGGCTGCATCTATAGCAGGTGAGCCACTGCCCATTGCAATAGTTATAGGCATAGATCCTGTTATTCTTCTGGCAACCACCACGAGAGTACCTGAAGGAAAAGAATTCCAGTACGCAGGGGCATTACGGGGTCGCCCTGTCGAGCTATTTAAACTTAATAACGGCATCAGTATCCCGCATGCCGAATGGGTGCTGGAAGGATATATAGACCCCCATGTCAGGGTGAACGAAGGACCCTTTGTGGACATTACCGGCACCTTGGACATTATAAGGCAGGAGCCCCTGATCCGCATTACCAGAGTTATGCACCGCCGTGACCCAATCTACCATGTCATCATGCCGGCAGGAGGCGAACACAAGATGCTCATGGGCATACCTTACGAACCCCTGATCCTGAAAGGGGTGGGTGAAGTTTGTGATGCCCGCAATGTGGTGCTGACCGAAGGTGGTTGCTCATATCTGCATGCCATTGTCCAGATACACAAGACCGCAGATAACGACGGGCGAAAGGCTATCGATGCTGCATTCTCGGCACATAAAAGCCTGAAGCATGTAGTAGTGGTGGATGATGATATTGACATATTTGACCAGTCTGATGTGGAATATGCCATAGCAACAAGGTTCAGGGCAGACAAAGACCTGGTCGTGTACCCTAACGTGCGGGGCAGCAGCCTTGATCCCATGTGTTCTCCTAACGGAAATACCGACAAAATGGGGCTGGATGCAACCATGATACTGGGAGAAGAGTACAAATTCAAGCGGGTGACCCCCGGGGGGGACTAA
- a CDS encoding disulfide reductase, whose translation MSEPFSYYSGIPSFYMMIGIAMVAILIFLLGMYLNMQKWGGGSASHFLKIFLKSINHEKLGHHKRQSLISTIILDILLQRRILRRSPFRWVMHMLIFVGWIGMFIFSMIFAVFEVLHEIGMEINLVETRNSLDFGNEVLGYMLLIGLLIAIVRRLAISDVVKRTQMFDWVLVLGTLIITITGFMAEGFRPDAITGAWTFLGGNVALAETFALFHVAISLLFCIAYIPYSKYMHMLAAPMVILVNGGGE comes from the coding sequence ATGAGTGAGCCATTTAGTTATTATTCGGGAATACCTTCATTTTATATGATGATAGGAATTGCAATGGTCGCAATTCTAATATTTTTATTAGGAATGTATCTGAATATGCAAAAATGGGGCGGCGGAAGTGCGTCTCATTTCTTGAAGATCTTTTTAAAATCTATTAACCATGAAAAATTGGGACACCATAAAAGGCAAAGCCTTATAAGCACAATAATACTGGATATCCTGTTGCAGCGTAGAATACTTAGACGCAGCCCGTTTAGATGGGTGATGCATATGCTGATATTTGTAGGATGGATCGGTATGTTCATTTTTTCAATGATCTTTGCAGTATTTGAAGTATTGCATGAGATTGGAATGGAAATCAACCTTGTGGAAACAAGAAACAGCCTTGACTTTGGTAATGAAGTGCTTGGATATATGCTGTTGATAGGACTTCTTATTGCGATTGTAAGACGCCTGGCAATTTCAGATGTTGTCAAACGTACTCAAATGTTTGACTGGGTACTTGTCCTGGGTACACTTATCATCACAATAACAGGTTTTATGGCAGAAGGTTTCAGACCCGATGCCATAACAGGTGCATGGACTTTCCTGGGCGGCAATGTAGCATTAGCTGAAACATTTGCACTGTTCCATGTGGCAATTTCACTGCTATTTTGTATTGCATATATTCCGTACAGCAAGTATATGCATATGTTAGCAGCACCAATGGTCATTCTTGTAAATGGCGGAGGAGAGTAA